A stretch of Chitinophaga caeni DNA encodes these proteins:
- a CDS encoding Dabb family protein: protein MSSTSRRKFLGTAAALCAGGTAMANTSHGEKPKLPLSHHVFFWLKNPDSIEDRDKLIEGLRTLKKIETVKVLHIGVVASTEKRDVVENSWQVSELMFFKNLEDQAVYQSHPIHLEFIKNYGHLWDKVIVYDTMEV from the coding sequence ATGAGTTCTACTAGCAGAAGAAAATTCTTAGGTACTGCCGCTGCACTATGCGCGGGTGGCACTGCCATGGCCAATACAAGCCATGGCGAAAAGCCCAAGTTACCGTTATCACACCATGTATTTTTTTGGCTTAAAAACCCCGATTCTATAGAAGATCGCGACAAGCTAATCGAAGGTTTACGCACTTTGAAAAAGATCGAAACCGTAAAAGTCTTACATATCGGCGTCGTGGCCAGCACGGAAAAAAGGGATGTAGTTGAAAACTCCTGGCAAGTTTCGGAATTAATGTTCTTCAAGAACTTGGAAGATCAAGCTGTATATCAATCACATCCCATTCACCTTGAATTCATTAAGAATTACGGGCATCTTTGGGACAAAGTGATCGTTTATGATACCATGGAAGTATAA
- a CDS encoding LLM class flavin-dependent oxidoreductase, with amino-acid sequence MGKLKLSILDQSQIRLGSNAREAVQESSQLVRHADELGYTRYWVSEHHNIQWLAGSTPEVLIAHLAGESKRIRVGSGGIMLPNHSALKVAENFRMLETLFPGRIDLGIGRAPGGDRLTAYLLNPSNQFKEEDFVQQITDLRGWLTDNDLAGTVHQKVKAIPKAETQPGMWILTSSGGSALIAAHFGLALSFAQFINPHGGPETIAQYYRNFQPSEQLPEPKANVGIFAFCSEDEQKILDWQMQIDHRILHIEKGRNGPMPSLEEIKEIEYSLEEMARIRFNRGRMLCGTPATLKPKLEALASSYGVDEIVISTISDQVQDRLDSYSLLANMFELSGL; translated from the coding sequence ATGGGAAAATTGAAATTAAGCATCCTCGATCAATCTCAAATTAGATTAGGAAGTAATGCCAGGGAGGCCGTGCAAGAGTCGAGCCAACTGGTTAGGCATGCAGACGAATTAGGATATACCCGCTACTGGGTTTCCGAACATCATAACATCCAATGGTTGGCAGGCTCCACACCGGAAGTTTTAATAGCGCACCTCGCCGGGGAATCTAAAAGAATACGGGTCGGCTCCGGCGGCATTATGCTGCCCAACCATAGCGCCCTGAAGGTGGCCGAAAATTTCAGGATGTTGGAAACGCTCTTCCCCGGAAGAATTGACCTCGGTATTGGCCGCGCCCCGGGGGGAGATAGGCTCACGGCTTATCTCTTAAACCCCTCGAACCAATTTAAAGAAGAGGATTTTGTTCAGCAAATCACGGATTTGAGGGGCTGGTTGACGGATAATGACTTAGCAGGTACCGTTCACCAAAAAGTAAAAGCGATACCGAAGGCTGAAACTCAACCTGGGATGTGGATATTAACTTCCAGCGGTGGAAGCGCCTTAATAGCAGCTCATTTCGGCTTGGCACTTTCTTTCGCGCAGTTTATTAATCCGCATGGCGGTCCTGAAACGATCGCGCAGTATTACCGCAACTTCCAGCCATCGGAACAACTGCCAGAACCGAAAGCTAACGTAGGCATATTCGCTTTCTGTTCGGAAGATGAACAAAAAATCTTGGATTGGCAGATGCAAATCGACCATAGGATATTGCATATCGAGAAAGGAAGAAACGGCCCGATGCCCAGCTTGGAAGAGATTAAAGAGATCGAATATTCCCTTGAAGAAATGGCCAGGATACGCTTCAACCGCGGCAGGATGCTTTGCGGTACGCCCGCAACTTTAAAGCCGAAGCTGGAAGCCCTCGCATCGAGTTACGGGGTCGATGAAATCGTTATCTCTACCATTAGCGACCAAGTGCAGGACAGGTTAGATTCCTATAGCTTGCTGGCGAATATGTTCGAATTAAGTGGATTATAA
- a CDS encoding ABC transporter ATP-binding protein — protein MDFLNVSGIIKSEKDKTILHGVDFQVDELEKVAIVGASGAGKSTLLKIVAGLSQADEGAVFYDGSRVKGVDEKLMPGHPGIAYLSQHFELWNNYRVEDVLSYGNKLPEDAAMQLYRICRIDHLLKRYTSQLSGGERQRIAMARLLNGAPGLFILDEPYSNLDLIHKEILKAVIRDLSEQLQITCLLTSHDPMDTLPWADRILVMQQGKIVQSGTPHEIYAQPLSEYTAALFGPYNLINEQDAAVLMPSGKPGKHLLLRPHQMRIVAGGNQALPGTVQRINYHGNCYIVEVLTASKEVFYIQVANMNVQKGSQVHIAINGQETWYI, from the coding sequence ATGGATTTTTTAAATGTTTCGGGAATTATTAAGAGCGAAAAGGATAAAACCATCTTGCACGGGGTGGATTTCCAGGTGGATGAATTGGAGAAAGTAGCTATAGTTGGCGCTTCCGGGGCAGGGAAAAGTACCCTGTTGAAAATTGTAGCGGGGCTGTCGCAAGCCGATGAAGGCGCTGTTTTCTATGATGGGAGCCGGGTGAAAGGAGTGGATGAAAAGTTGATGCCTGGCCACCCGGGGATTGCATATTTATCGCAGCATTTCGAACTTTGGAATAACTATAGGGTAGAAGATGTGCTTTCTTACGGAAATAAACTGCCCGAAGATGCCGCGATGCAACTCTACCGTATCTGTAGGATCGATCATTTGTTGAAACGTTATACCAGCCAATTATCAGGTGGAGAAAGGCAGCGCATCGCCATGGCGCGTTTACTAAATGGCGCCCCCGGATTATTTATACTGGATGAACCGTATTCCAACCTCGACTTAATACATAAAGAAATCCTGAAAGCCGTGATCCGGGATCTGTCCGAACAACTACAAATCACCTGTTTACTTACATCGCATGACCCGATGGATACCTTGCCCTGGGCAGACCGGATTTTAGTGATGCAGCAAGGGAAAATCGTACAATCCGGCACCCCGCATGAGATTTACGCGCAACCTTTATCAGAATATACAGCCGCATTATTCGGTCCTTATAACTTGATCAATGAACAGGATGCAGCCGTATTAATGCCGTCGGGGAAACCGGGCAAGCATCTGTTGCTCAGGCCACACCAGATGCGGATCGTGGCGGGGGGCAACCAGGCTTTGCCGGGTACCGTTCAGCGGATTAACTACCACGGTAATTGTTACATTGTCGAAGTATTAACTGCTTCCAAGGAAGTGTTTTACATCCAGGTGGCTAACATGAACGTTCAGAAAGGAAGCCAGGTGCATATTGCGATTAACGGCCAAGAAACCTGGTATATTTAG
- a CDS encoding WG repeat-containing protein, whose translation MEIRQILLVLIFSALGLPLFAQSKQEKAKAYFFEALDAFEKQEYKSCIENCDKAETLLGEKKAKIESLRIRSNFNLGNYRETQRLLNIFTTLNADDGLKEEVYPIVVRMEEKMQEIKAKEEADRLAAIKAREEAERKAKEEAVRLKREAAIAAEKARQQAIADSIAAIKKAKDDAIDRAKVYSAHQFGVYWVKHEGKYALFNESQQQLTPFKYTSVYQGKDLSLFKDGLATVKYYDKIGMIDPKGEEVVPVDYDAIEPYSHDWFLAKKNGKYGLITKDGNIKVPFQYDFIYPVNNNRIPVGNHNVIGLLNTDGAIIVPVKYQAIAAFGDDNVRLAEVVYNNKHGMIDINGKVVIPIRYDDIVSAPSGGYQTKYVREGNVIVVKSAGKRGLVTVEGKEIIPPQYDGINLKDGMIEIKDGQFNGLMSKDGQLVLPAKFKSIHKQGSIYKVYDGKYFGMYDLTGKELIPVKYEIIYPNAYQENIYIVKDANNHYGAYSKQGQLLIPANYDEIVESSQPLIKVGKNGLYGYYDMNGKMLIPAKYAEIDFILYKDGSFGSDNIAKYKRNGKYGVVDQNGHEILPAEYENIGHEILDISGGAVVVQQNRKLGMVSLQGKIVLPIEYTRISPVKNNGAWIFKDNKFGLIDAHATSILPLAYTAIEKLTGDANWYAVGKGKYTGVWSTREQQFVIPIKYDKIEINRSFIKNSVIVNLYNGDKIGLYDLKREVQIVEPKYDYIGPRDEYLMKHVLVKKNGKIGFMNLDGQEIISVKYDKVEKLGQQKKAVMVYKGNKGKKVVIP comes from the coding sequence ATGGAAATAAGACAAATTTTACTCGTACTAATATTTTCTGCCCTTGGACTACCCCTTTTTGCACAAAGTAAGCAGGAAAAAGCCAAGGCGTATTTCTTCGAGGCATTGGATGCTTTCGAGAAGCAAGAATATAAATCTTGCATAGAGAACTGCGATAAGGCGGAAACTTTACTAGGAGAAAAAAAGGCTAAAATAGAATCATTACGCATCCGCTCAAACTTCAACCTGGGTAACTACCGCGAAACGCAACGTTTACTAAATATCTTCACGACTCTTAATGCTGATGACGGTTTGAAGGAAGAAGTCTACCCTATCGTTGTTCGCATGGAAGAAAAGATGCAGGAAATAAAAGCGAAAGAAGAAGCTGACCGGCTAGCCGCGATTAAAGCACGGGAGGAAGCGGAACGCAAAGCAAAAGAAGAAGCGGTAAGATTGAAAAGAGAGGCTGCGATTGCTGCCGAAAAAGCCAGGCAACAGGCTATCGCAGATTCTATTGCCGCCATCAAAAAAGCGAAGGACGATGCCATCGACAGGGCTAAAGTTTATTCCGCGCATCAATTCGGCGTTTACTGGGTAAAACATGAAGGGAAATACGCCCTTTTTAATGAATCGCAACAGCAGTTAACGCCTTTTAAATATACTTCCGTTTACCAAGGTAAAGATCTGAGCTTATTTAAAGATGGCTTAGCCACGGTGAAATATTATGATAAAATCGGCATGATCGATCCTAAAGGCGAAGAGGTGGTACCTGTTGATTACGATGCCATCGAGCCTTATTCCCATGATTGGTTCCTCGCTAAGAAAAATGGAAAATATGGCCTGATCACGAAAGATGGGAATATAAAAGTTCCCTTTCAATACGATTTTATTTACCCTGTTAACAATAATAGGATCCCGGTTGGCAACCATAACGTGATCGGCTTATTAAATACTGACGGGGCCATTATAGTTCCTGTTAAATATCAAGCTATTGCTGCATTTGGAGATGATAATGTGCGCTTGGCGGAAGTGGTTTATAACAATAAACACGGGATGATTGACATCAATGGTAAAGTTGTTATACCGATCCGGTATGATGATATTGTAAGCGCTCCATCTGGTGGATATCAAACGAAATATGTACGCGAAGGCAATGTAATTGTAGTTAAATCGGCCGGCAAAAGAGGCTTAGTGACCGTTGAAGGGAAAGAAATCATTCCTCCTCAATATGATGGAATCAACTTAAAAGACGGGATGATTGAAATTAAAGATGGTCAATTCAACGGTTTAATGAGCAAGGATGGCCAACTGGTGCTGCCCGCAAAATTTAAAAGCATTCATAAACAAGGGAGTATTTACAAAGTTTATGACGGTAAATATTTTGGGATGTATGATTTGACCGGGAAGGAATTAATTCCCGTGAAATATGAAATCATCTATCCTAATGCATATCAAGAAAATATCTATATCGTAAAAGATGCAAACAACCATTACGGCGCTTATAGCAAGCAGGGACAACTTCTGATCCCGGCAAACTATGATGAGATCGTGGAATCTTCCCAGCCTTTAATAAAAGTTGGGAAAAATGGCTTATACGGTTATTACGATATGAACGGGAAGATGCTTATTCCCGCGAAATACGCGGAAATTGATTTTATTCTATACAAGGATGGTTCTTTTGGAAGTGATAATATTGCCAAGTATAAAAGGAATGGTAAATACGGGGTCGTTGATCAAAATGGTCATGAAATACTTCCTGCCGAATATGAAAATATCGGCCATGAAATCCTCGATATCTCCGGCGGAGCTGTCGTGGTACAACAGAATCGTAAGCTGGGTATGGTTTCCCTTCAAGGTAAGATCGTGCTTCCTATTGAATATACCCGGATCAGCCCGGTAAAAAATAACGGGGCATGGATCTTTAAGGATAATAAATTCGGTCTTATCGATGCACATGCAACATCGATACTGCCATTAGCTTACACCGCTATCGAAAAATTAACTGGGGATGCGAATTGGTACGCGGTGGGCAAAGGTAAATATACCGGTGTTTGGAGTACCCGGGAGCAGCAATTCGTGATCCCAATCAAATATGATAAGATTGAAATCAACCGTTCATTCATCAAAAACTCTGTAATAGTTAATCTTTACAATGGCGACAAAATCGGCTTGTATGATTTAAAGAGGGAGGTGCAAATCGTGGAACCGAAATATGATTATATCGGGCCAAGGGATGAATACTTAATGAAGCACGTCCTGGTTAAGAAAAACGGTAAGATCGGTTTCATGAACTTGGATGGACAGGAAATTATCTCGGTAAAGTATGATAAGGTAGAGAAATTGGGACAACAGAAAAAGGCGGTGATGGTTTACAAAGGGAATAAGGGGAAAAAAGTGGTTATTCCTTAA
- a CDS encoding gamma-glutamyltransferase family protein: MKKLSALICIIAILPFSLKAQRTQKPPLHGKHWMAITGKPLAATAGAGIFQKGGNAVDAACAMLAATCTMWDVLSWGGETQALIYNPHTKKVIAINALGVAPSGATPEFFKNKGYNFPPEYGPLAAVTPGTPGGLCLMLARYGSLSLEEVLAPAMEMAAGYPIEAQTANSIERNKKRISQWPYSKKVFLVHQGEKREAPEAGEIFVQKDLLATLQKLVDTEQAALKAGKSREEAIMAACDRFYKGDIAAEIARGCQEQGGLITKEDLANWKPVIEEPLHINYRGIEVYKLQPWTQGPSMLQSLNILEQFDLKSMGYNSPEYIHTVYQAMNLAFADRDFYYGDPAFSPTIPVKGLLSKGYAKERAALIQPGKNLANAAPGNPYPYEDRQQPFQKLLDIREQWVENPGKDKPGSFVPKHDATYHSENKNEMGWATTKDLAVDSLYMDRLWRGTTSIEAADEEGWVVSVTPSGGWVPACIAGNTGVGMSQRMQSFVLDSILDPYNVVAPGKRPRVTLTPSMALKDGLPYLSFAVQGGDTQDQNLLQFFLNMVEFNMTVQQAAEAANFNSNQLWLSLGGTQVKDRQPRPGSLLLNRSTPDATRSSLEKMGYSLQFGDRTSGPINAIYLDRKHGSIWGGSSNNGEDYGIGW, encoded by the coding sequence ATGAAAAAGCTCAGCGCCTTAATTTGTATTATAGCTATCCTACCGTTCAGTTTAAAAGCCCAACGCACACAGAAGCCACCGCTGCACGGGAAACACTGGATGGCCATTACAGGGAAACCCCTGGCTGCTACTGCCGGGGCGGGAATTTTTCAAAAAGGTGGTAACGCTGTTGATGCGGCTTGTGCTATGCTTGCGGCAACCTGCACGATGTGGGATGTATTAAGCTGGGGTGGTGAAACCCAAGCGCTGATTTACAATCCGCATACTAAAAAAGTAATCGCCATCAACGCGCTGGGAGTTGCTCCCAGCGGGGCGACACCGGAATTTTTCAAAAACAAAGGTTATAACTTTCCCCCGGAGTACGGCCCGCTGGCGGCGGTAACACCCGGTACGCCCGGCGGGCTCTGCCTGATGCTGGCCCGGTATGGAAGCCTTAGCCTGGAAGAAGTGCTCGCACCTGCTATGGAAATGGCAGCCGGTTATCCTATCGAAGCCCAAACAGCAAATAGCATCGAAAGAAATAAAAAGAGAATCAGTCAATGGCCGTATAGTAAAAAAGTTTTCTTGGTACACCAAGGCGAAAAACGCGAAGCACCCGAAGCCGGTGAAATATTTGTTCAAAAGGATCTGCTGGCTACCTTACAAAAATTAGTAGATACTGAACAAGCCGCACTTAAAGCGGGAAAAAGTCGCGAAGAGGCAATCATGGCCGCTTGCGATCGCTTTTATAAAGGTGATATCGCGGCAGAAATCGCGAGGGGATGCCAGGAGCAAGGCGGCTTGATTACCAAGGAAGATCTCGCCAACTGGAAACCGGTTATCGAAGAACCTTTGCATATCAATTATAGAGGTATTGAAGTTTATAAATTACAACCTTGGACCCAGGGTCCCAGCATGTTGCAAAGCTTGAATATCCTGGAGCAGTTCGATTTAAAATCGATGGGATATAATTCACCTGAATATATCCATACCGTATATCAAGCCATGAACTTGGCTTTTGCCGATAGGGATTTTTATTACGGTGATCCCGCCTTCTCTCCTACTATTCCCGTCAAGGGTTTACTAAGTAAAGGGTATGCCAAGGAAAGGGCAGCACTTATACAACCGGGCAAAAATCTAGCAAATGCAGCTCCCGGCAATCCATATCCCTATGAGGACAGGCAACAACCTTTTCAAAAACTACTGGATATAAGGGAGCAATGGGTTGAAAATCCGGGTAAAGATAAACCCGGTTCTTTTGTACCTAAACATGATGCCACCTACCATTCTGAAAATAAAAATGAAATGGGCTGGGCCACCACAAAAGACTTGGCGGTTGATAGTCTTTACATGGACAGGTTATGGCGCGGCACCACGAGTATTGAAGCTGCGGACGAAGAAGGCTGGGTTGTATCCGTTACGCCGAGTGGCGGGTGGGTCCCGGCATGTATTGCAGGAAATACCGGTGTGGGCATGAGCCAAAGAATGCAGAGCTTCGTTTTAGATTCTATACTGGATCCGTACAATGTGGTGGCGCCGGGAAAAAGGCCGAGGGTAACCCTAACACCTTCCATGGCATTGAAAGATGGATTACCCTATTTGTCATTTGCCGTACAGGGTGGAGATACGCAGGATCAAAATCTATTACAATTTTTCCTGAATATGGTCGAATTCAATATGACGGTACAACAAGCTGCGGAAGCAGCTAACTTCAACTCAAATCAACTGTGGCTATCCTTGGGTGGCACCCAAGTTAAAGACCGGCAGCCTAGGCCTGGGAGTTTATTACTCAACCGGTCAACCCCGGATGCAACACGCTCCAGCTTGGAAAAGATGGGATACAGCTTGCAATTTGGCGACCGTACCAGTGGGCCGATCAATGCCATATACCTGGATAGGAAACATGGATCTATCTGGGGAGGCAGTAGCAATAATGGTGAGGATTACGGTATCGGTTGGTAA
- a CDS encoding IS256 family transposase, with protein sequence MQTEDFLSDDFLKQFKTADQLNNFLAQIQKRGIEKMLEGELDSHLGYDKHEPNESNNSRNGYGKKKIKTSYGESEIKVPRDRDASFNPMIVPKREGMVQGLEEIIVSFYAKGMSVSDIEEQIREAYKFDVSTATISRITSRVTEDIVAWQNRPLEPVYLIVWMDGIVFKVRENSKVVNKTVYIAVGLKRDGLKEVLGMWLGKNESAAYWMTVLTDLKARGLEDILITATDNLNGFTQTIKSVFPQSATQVCVVHQVRNSCRYVVWKDKKEFTADMKDVYAAPTRQAAMAALDALDAKWSAKYAYAIKSWRENWEELTVFFDFPLEIRQIIYTTNLIENLNGKIRKYTKNKLSFPTDEAVLKSVYLALREVSKKWTMPIRNWGMILNQFLTIFDKRVRI encoded by the coding sequence ATGCAGACAGAAGATTTTTTATCAGACGACTTTCTGAAGCAGTTTAAAACGGCCGATCAACTAAACAATTTCCTGGCCCAGATTCAGAAGCGGGGCATTGAAAAGATGCTGGAAGGCGAACTTGATAGCCATTTAGGCTATGATAAGCATGAGCCCAATGAAAGTAACAATAGCCGTAATGGGTACGGTAAAAAGAAGATTAAGACCAGCTATGGTGAATCTGAAATAAAAGTTCCCAGGGATCGTGATGCCAGTTTTAACCCTATGATAGTACCTAAACGCGAAGGAATGGTTCAGGGGCTGGAAGAGATAATAGTGTCTTTTTATGCCAAGGGGATGAGCGTATCTGACATAGAAGAGCAAATAAGGGAAGCCTATAAATTTGACGTTTCCACGGCCACTATCAGCCGCATCACCAGCCGTGTGACTGAAGATATTGTCGCCTGGCAAAACCGACCGTTAGAACCGGTTTATCTCATCGTTTGGATGGATGGCATTGTGTTCAAGGTACGGGAGAACAGCAAAGTAGTGAATAAAACCGTCTATATCGCTGTGGGCCTGAAGCGGGATGGCCTCAAAGAAGTGCTAGGGATGTGGCTGGGTAAGAATGAGTCAGCCGCTTATTGGATGACTGTACTTACTGATCTGAAGGCCCGTGGCCTGGAAGATATTCTAATAACGGCCACCGATAATCTTAATGGCTTCACTCAGACTATCAAATCAGTGTTCCCTCAGTCTGCCACCCAGGTTTGTGTCGTACACCAGGTCCGTAACAGCTGCCGCTATGTTGTCTGGAAAGATAAAAAGGAATTTACCGCAGACATGAAAGATGTTTATGCCGCACCGACCAGGCAGGCTGCGATGGCGGCTCTTGATGCCCTGGATGCTAAGTGGAGCGCAAAGTATGCCTACGCCATCAAAAGCTGGCGTGAAAACTGGGAGGAACTGACTGTCTTTTTTGACTTCCCCCTGGAGATCAGGCAGATCATCTACACAACAAATCTCATCGAAAATCTAAACGGTAAGATTAGAAAATATACCAAAAACAAGCTATCCTTCCCTACAGATGAAGCCGTGCTTAAATCCGTATACCTGGCTTTGCGGGAAGTATCAAAAAAATGGACCATGCCCATTAGAAACTGGGGCATGATCCTGAATCAGTTTTTAACTATTTTTGATAAAAGGGTGAGAATCTAA
- a CDS encoding T9SS type A sorting domain-containing protein produces MKRSLKILPLIGILLIQVQVFAQTDITGSGGTISAQYSDSPSGEDISKVIDNQSATKYLTFHSSGWIQYQNTSSVVVNKYTVTSANDAPTRDPLNWTFEGSTNGTTWVTLDTRSNEDFPNRYQTREFTFTNLTAYQYYRLQMSNNSGSILQLAEWEIFTATTVGADITDFSGGAISDQYNVTGNEGNAKVIDNNTYSKYLTFHATTWLQFQGANSSTVTSYSVTSANDYPDRDPKSWTFEGSNNGSSWTTLHTVSNHSFINRFQKSNFSFSNSTAYTYYRLNITANNGASITQMAEWEIFGTGSGSIPGPAAPTSLSINNVSGNQNIVSWTDNATSETRYRLERSTNGSSWSLLHNLPANTSQYRDTGLTGGQTLYYRVRAENATANSGYSNTANITTVANDYPATWQEHWDEHVQLVSRKYTDSHVGIYFDDDMDDSINWMDTTVSRAWAYTKQLYGGFSDPRLYAIFHQDKYGGGNPSTYIDSKRDYRNAICVGSSGSWATNTGWNLNATIHEIGHIVEGGARGVKGSPAFGIWGDSKWCEIYQYDLYYAVGWTTEATNYYNGAMSTSDSYPRANTYWFRDWFYPIWSNYGHGQVLANYFDLLYQYFPQQNAIYARSMNFGEFVHFWSGAAGVNLKELATDAFGWSTTYEDQFNQARIDFPFTYDESAALMTTARKGMMVDSSVLQVDSLQVELDQSIEIYPNPVQDKVVKIRNNSKNPKMFVEIYDALGMKVYAGIVEQSASIDLNKQSKGVYFVVCYKGNLRSTKKIVLP; encoded by the coding sequence ATGAAAAGAAGTCTAAAAATTCTTCCTTTAATCGGCATCCTGTTAATCCAGGTGCAAGTATTTGCCCAAACCGACATAACGGGTAGCGGGGGAACTATCAGCGCCCAGTATTCGGATTCTCCCAGCGGGGAAGATATCAGCAAAGTGATTGACAACCAATCGGCCACTAAGTACTTAACCTTCCATAGTTCAGGCTGGATTCAGTACCAAAATACCAGCAGCGTTGTCGTGAATAAATACACGGTTACCTCTGCGAATGATGCGCCGACGAGAGACCCTTTAAACTGGACTTTTGAAGGTTCTACCAACGGTACCACCTGGGTAACATTAGATACCCGCAGTAATGAAGATTTTCCCAACCGCTATCAAACCCGCGAGTTCACGTTTACTAATTTGACTGCATATCAATATTATCGGTTGCAAATGAGTAATAATAGCGGGAGTATCTTGCAATTGGCGGAATGGGAGATATTTACCGCTACAACGGTAGGCGCTGATATCACCGATTTCTCGGGGGGCGCTATCTCTGATCAATATAATGTTACCGGAAATGAAGGCAATGCCAAAGTTATTGATAATAATACCTATTCCAAGTACTTAACTTTTCACGCTACTACCTGGTTACAATTTCAAGGAGCCAACAGTTCTACGGTTACCTCTTATTCCGTAACATCCGCAAATGATTATCCCGACCGCGATCCTAAAAGCTGGACTTTTGAAGGTTCCAACAACGGCAGTTCCTGGACAACTTTGCACACGGTGAGCAACCACAGTTTTATCAACCGGTTCCAAAAGAGCAATTTCAGCTTTTCTAATTCCACGGCTTATACTTATTACCGATTGAATATCACGGCTAACAATGGCGCCAGCATTACGCAAATGGCTGAGTGGGAGATATTTGGTACCGGCAGCGGTAGCATTCCTGGCCCGGCAGCGCCGACTAGCTTGTCTATCAACAATGTATCAGGCAACCAGAATATAGTTAGCTGGACGGATAATGCAACATCTGAAACGCGATACCGCTTGGAACGCTCTACCAATGGTTCTTCATGGAGCTTGTTACATAATTTGCCCGCAAATACATCCCAGTACCGCGATACGGGTTTAACGGGTGGGCAAACATTATACTATAGGGTACGTGCTGAAAATGCCACGGCTAATTCCGGTTATTCGAATACGGCTAATATTACTACCGTTGCTAACGACTACCCCGCCACATGGCAAGAACATTGGGATGAACACGTTCAACTGGTTTCGAGGAAATATACCGACAGCCACGTAGGTATTTATTTCGATGATGATATGGATGATTCTATCAACTGGATGGATACTACCGTTTCCAGGGCCTGGGCTTATACCAAGCAACTTTATGGAGGCTTCAGTGATCCCAGGTTATACGCTATTTTCCACCAGGACAAATATGGAGGTGGTAACCCTTCCACTTATATCGACTCCAAGCGTGATTACAGGAATGCAATCTGTGTAGGTAGCTCCGGTTCCTGGGCAACCAATACCGGTTGGAACTTGAATGCTACCATACACGAGATCGGGCATATAGTTGAAGGGGGCGCCAGGGGGGTGAAAGGCTCACCGGCATTCGGTATTTGGGGCGATAGTAAATGGTGTGAAATATACCAGTATGACTTGTATTACGCGGTAGGTTGGACTACCGAGGCTACAAATTACTATAACGGCGCGATGAGTACTTCCGATTCTTACCCGAGAGCCAATACTTATTGGTTTCGAGATTGGTTCTACCCGATCTGGAGTAATTACGGTCACGGGCAAGTATTAGCTAATTATTTTGATCTCTTGTACCAGTATTTCCCCCAACAAAATGCTATTTACGCACGCAGCATGAACTTCGGTGAATTTGTTCACTTCTGGAGCGGTGCAGCCGGTGTAAACCTGAAGGAATTAGCGACCGATGCATTCGGTTGGTCAACTACTTATGAAGACCAATTCAACCAGGCCAGGATCGATTTCCCTTTCACTTACGATGAAAGCGCTGCCTTGATGACAACGGCTCGAAAAGGTATGATGGTTGATTCCAGTGTTTTACAGGTAGATAGTTTGCAGGTTGAACTCGATCAAAGTATCGAGATTTATCCCAATCCCGTACAAGATAAAGTAGTCAAGATCCGTAACAACTCCAAGAACCCGAAAATGTTCGTGGAGATATACGATGCTTTAGGAATGAAAGTTTATGCGGGAATTGTTGAACAATCCGCATCGATTGATTTAAACAAACAATCTAAAGGAGTGTATTTCGTCGTATGTTATAAAGGGAACTTGAGGAGTACGAAGAAAATTGTACTACCTTAG